From Lysinibacillus sp. SGAir0095, the proteins below share one genomic window:
- a CDS encoding HesB/YadR/YfhF family protein, with protein sequence MNIKVTKEALRWFKEEMEVSPGDMIRFYARYGGASPFHEGFSLGMNREEPHDIGVKETIEGVHFYIEKDDLWFFNEHDLLVDVNIETEELKYDYLK encoded by the coding sequence ATGAACATTAAAGTTACCAAGGAAGCATTGCGTTGGTTTAAAGAAGAAATGGAAGTATCACCAGGCGACATGATTCGTTTCTACGCACGATATGGTGGTGCCTCTCCCTTCCACGAAGGATTTTCACTAGGTATGAATCGTGAAGAGCCACATGATATAGGGGTAAAAGAAACAATTGAAGGTGTTCATTTCTATATAGAAAAAGACGATCTTTGGTTCTTTAATGAACATGATTTACTGGTAGATGTAAATATAGAAACAGAAGAACTTAAATATGACTATTTAAAGTGA
- a CDS encoding NUDIX hydrolase yields MEYYKSIRIFVGSKPLILPGSVVIIVNNQKEILLQQRPNGSWGLPGGLMDLGESYEEVACREVFEETGLIIQDLKLLGVFSGKDYYCKIENGDEFYSVTAVFLTKSVSGDLRLNQESKELKYFSPLRLPENIKHEYKGFITPYIEEIVS; encoded by the coding sequence ATGGAATATTATAAATCAATCCGTATATTTGTTGGCTCTAAACCGTTAATTTTACCTGGCTCTGTTGTCATCATTGTAAATAATCAAAAGGAAATTCTTTTGCAACAACGCCCTAATGGCAGCTGGGGTTTACCTGGAGGTTTGATGGATTTAGGTGAAAGCTACGAGGAAGTAGCTTGTAGAGAGGTTTTTGAAGAAACAGGATTAATCATTCAAGATTTGAAATTGTTAGGGGTCTTTTCAGGAAAAGATTACTACTGCAAAATCGAAAATGGCGATGAATTTTATTCGGTCACAGCCGTTTTTCTTACTAAATCCGTTAGTGGTGATTTAAGGCTCAATCAAGAATCAAAGGAATTAAAGTACTTTTCACCACTTCGGCTTCCAGAAAATATAAAACATGAGTACAAAGGATTTATTACACCCTATATCGAAGAAATCGTCTCCTGA
- the parE gene encoding DNA topoisomerase IV subunit B: MAINQPGIAYDDDAIQVLEGLEAVRKRPGMYIGSTDSRGLHHLVYEIVDNAVDEALGGFGSHIIVKIHEDGSVSVRDYGRGMPTGMHKMGKPTPEVIFTILHAGGKFGQGGYKTSGGLHGVGSSVVNALSKYLEVTIYRDGQIYRQRFEHGGKPVTTLEVIGTTKETGTNVHFLPDKDIFSVTKFNYDILAERLRESAFLLKGLKIELIDERGDGQTDIFHYESGIEAFVTYLNEEKDVLHPVKYVEGSQEGIEVEFAFQFNDGYSETILSFVNNVRTRDGGTHETGAKSAMTKVFNEYARKVGLLKEKDKNLEGTDIREGLSAIVSVRIPEHLLQFEGQTKSKLGTTEARSAVESVVQEQMLYVLEENAELSASLVRKAIRAQQAREAARKAREDARSGKKKKSSTLLSGKLTPAQSKNAARNELYLVEGDSAGGSAKQGRDRTFQAILPLRGKVINTEKAKLADIMKNEEISTIIHTIGAGVGADFNIDDSAYNKVIIMTDADTDGAHIQVLLLTFFYKYMRPLIDAGKVYIALPPLYKVSRGAGKKEVIEYAWTEKELQSAIQKVGKGYMLQRYKGLGEMNADQLWDTTMNPETRTLIRVTIEDGARAERRVTTLMGDKVEPRRKWIESNVDFGMEDDLNILDSDFIQHEEDLEV; the protein is encoded by the coding sequence TTGGCAATAAATCAGCCAGGGATCGCATATGATGACGATGCCATTCAAGTATTAGAAGGTTTAGAAGCGGTTCGAAAGCGACCAGGAATGTATATTGGCTCCACAGACAGTCGAGGTCTTCATCACTTAGTTTATGAAATAGTGGATAATGCGGTAGATGAAGCTCTTGGTGGATTTGGATCACATATCATCGTAAAAATTCATGAGGATGGATCTGTAAGCGTTCGAGATTATGGTCGAGGAATGCCTACTGGGATGCACAAAATGGGGAAACCAACTCCTGAAGTCATTTTTACAATCCTTCATGCTGGAGGAAAATTTGGACAAGGTGGCTATAAAACAAGTGGTGGTTTACATGGTGTAGGCTCTTCCGTTGTGAATGCACTTTCCAAATATTTAGAAGTTACCATTTATCGTGATGGACAAATCTATCGCCAACGCTTCGAGCATGGTGGGAAACCGGTTACAACTCTTGAAGTGATTGGAACTACAAAAGAAACAGGAACAAACGTTCATTTCCTTCCAGACAAAGATATTTTCTCTGTTACTAAATTTAATTACGACATATTAGCTGAACGTCTGCGTGAATCTGCCTTTTTATTAAAAGGGTTAAAAATTGAATTAATTGATGAACGTGGTGATGGACAGACTGATATTTTTCATTATGAGAGCGGTATTGAAGCATTTGTTACTTACTTAAATGAGGAAAAAGATGTTCTTCACCCTGTTAAATATGTAGAAGGTTCTCAGGAAGGCATTGAGGTTGAGTTTGCATTTCAATTTAATGATGGCTATTCAGAAACGATTCTTTCCTTTGTCAATAACGTGCGTACTCGTGATGGTGGAACACATGAAACTGGTGCAAAATCTGCCATGACAAAAGTGTTTAATGAATACGCCCGCAAAGTCGGCCTTCTAAAGGAAAAAGATAAAAACCTAGAGGGAACGGATATTCGAGAAGGTCTTTCGGCAATTGTTTCTGTTCGTATTCCTGAGCATCTTCTACAATTTGAAGGACAAACAAAAAGTAAACTTGGAACAACTGAAGCTCGTTCTGCAGTTGAGAGTGTGGTACAAGAGCAAATGCTTTATGTATTAGAAGAAAATGCTGAGTTGTCTGCTTCTCTTGTTCGAAAGGCAATCCGTGCTCAGCAAGCTCGTGAAGCCGCTCGTAAAGCAAGAGAGGATGCTCGTAGCGGGAAGAAGAAAAAATCAAGTACACTACTTTCTGGGAAGTTAACTCCTGCCCAGTCTAAAAATGCCGCTCGAAATGAATTATACCTAGTAGAGGGTGATTCTGCTGGCGGTTCTGCTAAACAAGGACGTGACCGTACTTTCCAAGCGATTTTACCACTGCGCGGTAAAGTAATTAATACAGAAAAAGCTAAGCTAGCAGATATCATGAAAAATGAAGAAATCTCAACAATTATTCATACGATTGGTGCTGGAGTAGGAGCGGATTTTAATATAGATGATTCCGCATACAACAAAGTGATTATTATGACCGATGCCGATACGGATGGTGCCCATATTCAAGTATTACTATTAACTTTCTTCTATAAATATATGAGACCTTTAATTGACGCAGGGAAAGTTTATATTGCATTACCGCCACTTTACAAGGTTTCTAGAGGTGCTGGTAAAAAAGAAGTGATTGAATATGCTTGGACAGAAAAGGAACTGCAATCGGCTATCCAAAAGGTTGGAAAAGGGTATATGCTCCAACGATATAAAGGATTAGGAGAAATGAATGCCGATCAATTATGGGATACTACAATGAACCCAGAAACAAGAACGTTAATCCGTGTAACAATTGAAGATGGAGCACGTGCAGAGCGTCGCGTTACAACACTGATGGGTGATAAGGTAGAACCTAGACGTAAATGGATTGAATCCAATGTAGATTTTGGTATGGAGGATGACTTAAATATCCTAGATAGTGATTTCATCCAACATGAGGAGGACTTAGAAGTATGA
- a CDS encoding amidohydrolase translates to MKELWHGGPIYTMASEHEKVEAVLVENGKILEVGTFEELESKADTFSNLNGASMYPGLVDSHLHILFHGEKLIRLDLSKATSADEMLAFVREAAKDLPADKWLYGEGWNENNFIDKRIPTIQELDALRTGPILLTRVCHHVVLGNTAALIAGDIHENSISPAGGKIGRDSEGKLNGLLYEQACNLVKNAIPREGEAYIQDLVDALNRSIDDMLSKGLTGGHTEDMSYFGKYTNPLSAYERVIGEKHHFRVNLLRHHTVFEEMMKANLSFDEPFIEPGAMKIFADGSLGGATAALIEPYTDNPENKGLFIHTDEQLVELVKLARSYNEAIAVHIIGDAAAQQVIAAIEKYPVPAGKRDRLIHCCVLNEELLERITKLSAVIDIQPAFVPSDFPWVADRLGEKRLEYAYAWKKMLDRGIMCSAGTDAPIEDIDPLISIYAAVERKKPFDPHDGYLPNEKLTRYEAILAYTYGSAQAIGKEDSRGLIRPGYDADFTIFDRDLFEGSSEDMLNAKAVKTVVAGRVVFERH, encoded by the coding sequence ATGAAAGAGTTGTGGCATGGTGGGCCAATCTATACGATGGCTTCCGAACATGAAAAAGTCGAAGCAGTATTAGTGGAGAATGGAAAAATTTTAGAAGTAGGGACCTTTGAAGAACTAGAATCCAAAGCAGATACTTTTTCCAATTTGAATGGTGCTTCAATGTACCCGGGTTTAGTTGATAGTCATCTTCATATTCTATTCCACGGTGAAAAGCTAATTCGATTAGATTTGTCAAAAGCTACTTCAGCAGATGAAATGCTTGCATTCGTACGTGAAGCTGCAAAAGATTTACCAGCAGATAAATGGCTATACGGAGAAGGATGGAATGAAAATAATTTTATCGACAAGCGAATTCCAACGATTCAAGAGCTAGATGCCTTACGAACAGGGCCAATTCTTTTGACTCGAGTATGTCATCATGTAGTATTAGGAAATACAGCTGCCCTAATAGCTGGAGATATTCATGAAAACAGCATTTCACCTGCTGGTGGCAAAATTGGTCGAGATTCTGAAGGAAAGCTAAATGGATTGTTATATGAACAAGCCTGTAATTTAGTGAAGAATGCCATTCCACGTGAGGGCGAAGCGTACATACAAGATTTAGTGGATGCTTTAAATCGTTCAATTGATGATATGTTGTCGAAAGGGTTAACAGGCGGCCATACTGAAGATATGAGTTATTTTGGTAAATATACCAATCCGTTGTCTGCTTATGAAAGAGTGATAGGAGAGAAGCATCACTTCCGCGTAAATTTATTGCGACATCATACTGTTTTTGAAGAAATGATGAAAGCAAACCTTTCATTTGATGAACCATTTATCGAACCAGGTGCCATGAAGATTTTTGCAGATGGTTCATTGGGTGGAGCTACGGCTGCTTTGATCGAACCTTATACTGATAATCCTGAAAATAAAGGTCTATTCATTCATACAGATGAACAATTAGTAGAACTGGTGAAATTAGCTCGTTCGTACAACGAGGCGATTGCAGTCCATATCATTGGTGATGCGGCTGCACAGCAGGTCATCGCTGCAATTGAAAAATATCCAGTACCAGCTGGAAAGCGTGATCGTTTAATCCATTGCTGTGTGTTGAATGAGGAGTTATTAGAACGTATAACAAAATTATCGGCTGTCATTGATATACAACCAGCCTTTGTGCCATCCGATTTCCCATGGGTTGCTGATAGGCTTGGTGAGAAGCGTCTAGAGTATGCTTATGCATGGAAAAAAATGTTGGACAGAGGGATTATGTGTTCTGCTGGAACCGATGCTCCTATTGAAGATATCGATCCATTAATTTCAATTTATGCTGCAGTAGAACGTAAAAAACCTTTTGATCCTCACGATGGCTATCTTCCGAATGAGAAGCTTACGCGTTATGAAGCCATCCTAGCCTACACATATGGTAGTGCTCAAGCCATTGGAAAAGAGGATAGTCGAGGATTAATACGCCCAGGTTACGATGCTGATTTTACAATTTTTGATCGCGATCTATTTGAAGGTTCATCAGAAGATATGCTGAATGCAAAGGCAGTTAAAACGGTCGTAGCTGGTCGTGTTGTATTCGAACGTCATTAA
- a CDS encoding flavodoxin family protein, with amino-acid sequence MSIAVIYGSTRENGNTEWLTEQVINGLTVERIYLREYNILPIKDERHSEAGFQEVLDDYNVVIDKVLQHDILIFSTPVYWYSMSGTMKLFIDRWSQTLRDKDRPNFREELAKKSAYVIAVGGDRPSIKALPMIQQFQYICDFFGMTLESYLIGKASKPGEIQIDTKSIAAASGMNSALKKQLASN; translated from the coding sequence ATGTCAATTGCGGTTATTTATGGAAGTACAAGGGAAAATGGGAATACGGAATGGCTAACCGAGCAAGTTATAAATGGTTTAACAGTTGAAAGAATATATCTAAGAGAATATAATATCTTACCCATCAAGGATGAACGGCATTCAGAGGCGGGTTTTCAAGAGGTTCTAGATGATTATAATGTAGTTATTGATAAGGTACTTCAGCATGACATACTTATTTTCTCTACCCCAGTCTATTGGTATAGTATGAGTGGGACAATGAAGCTGTTTATTGATCGGTGGTCTCAAACTTTACGAGATAAAGACCGTCCTAACTTTAGAGAAGAATTAGCGAAGAAAAGTGCATATGTAATTGCCGTAGGAGGAGATCGGCCATCTATTAAGGCACTTCCGATGATACAACAGTTTCAATACATTTGTGACTTTTTTGGAATGACACTGGAAAGTTACTTAATCGGAAAAGCAAGTAAACCAGGAGAGATTCAAATTGATACGAAATCTATTGCTGCTGCTAGTGGGATGAATTCCGCATTGAAAAAACAGTTGGCGTCTAATTGA
- the plsY gene encoding glycerol-3-phosphate 1-O-acyltransferase PlsY, with the protein MVNAIILICAAYLIGSIPSGLWIGKIFYKTDIREHGSGNLGGTNSFRVLGKKAGLIVTILDILKGTAATLLPLLPLFTETTIHPLILGAIAVVGHMFPIFAGFRGGKAVATSGGVLLGYAWPLFLLLVAGFFVALKLTKIVSLSSMIVSVVALIYSIIYVIVTGDVALLILILLLTAFIFYRHRANLKRIKDGTEPKVKWM; encoded by the coding sequence ATGGTTAATGCAATTATTCTTATTTGTGCAGCATATTTAATCGGCTCTATTCCTTCTGGTCTTTGGATTGGCAAGATATTCTATAAAACTGATATTCGAGAGCATGGCAGTGGAAATTTAGGTGGGACAAACTCATTTCGCGTACTCGGAAAGAAAGCCGGCCTAATCGTTACGATACTCGACATCTTAAAAGGGACAGCAGCAACATTATTGCCACTACTACCCCTTTTCACTGAAACAACTATCCATCCTCTGATTTTAGGAGCTATAGCAGTTGTTGGACATATGTTCCCAATCTTTGCTGGATTCCGAGGAGGTAAGGCTGTAGCAACTTCTGGCGGTGTATTATTAGGCTATGCTTGGCCACTATTTCTTTTATTGGTCGCAGGATTCTTTGTAGCATTAAAACTAACGAAAATAGTTAGTTTGTCATCGATGATTGTTTCAGTCGTTGCTTTGATTTATAGTATTATTTATGTAATTGTCACAGGTGATGTAGCCTTATTAATTTTAATTTTACTATTAACGGCATTCATTTTCTATCGCCATCGTGCAAATCTAAAACGTATAAAAGATGGAACTGAACCAAAAGTGAAATGGATGTAA
- a CDS encoding oxidoreductase yields MTNGWTKREIRDLTGKVAIVTGGNSGIGYETSLALAENYATVVLAVRNINKGLEAVDKIKKEFPNADIHVMKLDLNELESVREFAEEFRKKFRSLSILINNAGVLMPPRKETKDGFESQFGINYLGHFALTGLLLDLIIKTPDSRVISIGSISAHNIKPEFKEFLGAKKKTNTRKCYAQSKLACMYFAKELQYHFRARNIDSMSIACHPGIAQTYIFGKGSRKLKTRLTRASLKVIGQSAEAAAYPILYAATEYSMRGGEYIGPDGRKGIKGFPTELEILNEQFVENVSNNLWVLSEKLTGVTYKF; encoded by the coding sequence ATGACTAATGGTTGGACTAAAAGAGAGATTCGTGATCTAACAGGAAAAGTAGCAATTGTTACAGGAGGGAATAGTGGAATCGGTTACGAAACAAGCTTAGCCTTAGCAGAAAATTACGCTACTGTAGTTCTTGCTGTCCGTAATATCAATAAAGGACTTGAAGCTGTAGATAAAATTAAGAAAGAATTTCCTAATGCAGATATTCACGTAATGAAATTAGACTTAAATGAATTAGAAAGTGTAAGGGAGTTTGCAGAAGAATTTAGAAAAAAATTTCGTTCTTTATCTATATTGATCAACAATGCTGGCGTACTAATGCCTCCTCGTAAAGAGACAAAGGATGGTTTTGAATCTCAGTTTGGGATAAACTATCTTGGGCATTTTGCATTAACCGGTTTATTACTAGATTTAATCATTAAAACGCCAGATTCAAGAGTTATTTCCATTGGTAGTATTTCGGCACACAATATTAAGCCTGAATTTAAAGAATTTTTGGGAGCAAAAAAGAAAACAAACACCAGAAAATGCTATGCTCAGAGTAAACTCGCTTGTATGTATTTTGCTAAGGAACTTCAGTATCACTTTCGTGCGCGTAATATCGATTCAATGAGTATTGCCTGTCATCCTGGCATTGCTCAAACCTATATTTTTGGGAAGGGCTCTCGGAAACTTAAAACTCGTTTAACCCGCGCTTCGTTAAAAGTTATTGGACAAAGCGCTGAAGCTGCTGCTTATCCAATTTTGTATGCAGCTACAGAATATTCGATGCGTGGTGGCGAATATATTGGCCCTGACGGACGAAAAGGAATCAAAGGCTTTCCAACAGAACTTGAGATTTTAAATGAACAGTTTGTTGAAAATGTATCCAATAATTTATGGGTACTATCTGAAAAGCTAACAGGTGTCACATATAAGTTTTGA
- a CDS encoding VanW family protein: MFELKKVLFMTLIFFLSINAFHTNAQETIQSETPSQRTIKIIDPFTKEIVKNITPTDYDLIVDISQYKKELEKWVHQFVNGSVDSGGYRKSMILDKIDENGEIIKGRPLITVNEEELVELIIQHSFSGGEIELPLKYTKSDYSIKDIPYFNEVVLASYSTRFRAHNSGRSKNIELSAMAINNVIVGNNDIFSFNSVVGPRDVASGYQMAPEIIRGKMIMGIGGGICQTSSTLFNAVDQLDIKIIERHNHSRDVGYVPKGRDATVSFGGLDFVFQNTTGIPFIVKTYYQKGSITIQIKTSKEYEQILKNELSHLH, from the coding sequence GTGTTTGAATTAAAAAAAGTACTATTCATGACTCTCATTTTTTTCCTTTCGATCAATGCTTTCCACACAAATGCTCAGGAAACCATACAAAGTGAAACACCCTCTCAAAGAACGATAAAAATTATTGATCCATTTACTAAAGAAATAGTAAAGAACATAACACCTACCGATTATGATTTGATTGTAGACATCTCCCAGTATAAAAAAGAATTGGAAAAGTGGGTTCATCAATTTGTGAATGGTTCTGTTGATAGTGGCGGTTATAGAAAATCAATGATATTAGATAAAATTGATGAGAATGGCGAAATTATTAAAGGTAGACCCCTGATAACAGTGAACGAAGAAGAGCTTGTTGAACTAATAATCCAGCATTCTTTCTCGGGGGGAGAAATAGAACTACCATTAAAGTACACTAAAAGTGACTATAGTATTAAAGATATTCCTTATTTCAATGAAGTTGTACTTGCTTCTTATTCCACTCGGTTTAGAGCACATAACTCTGGCCGAAGTAAAAACATTGAGCTTTCTGCAATGGCTATAAATAATGTAATTGTCGGAAACAATGACATATTTTCATTTAATTCTGTTGTAGGTCCAAGAGATGTTGCGTCTGGCTATCAAATGGCACCGGAAATTATCCGAGGAAAAATGATTATGGGAATAGGCGGTGGAATCTGTCAAACATCATCTACCTTATTCAATGCTGTCGACCAATTAGATATCAAAATCATCGAAAGACATAATCATTCACGTGATGTCGGATATGTACCAAAAGGAAGAGATGCAACTGTTTCCTTTGGAGGCCTTGATTTTGTTTTTCAAAATACAACCGGGATTCCATTTATCGTTAAAACTTATTATCAAAAAGGTTCGATTACGATTCAAATCAAGACATCAAAGGAATATGAACAAATTCTAAAAAATGAACTAAGTCATTTGCACTAA